In Ensifer adhaerens, a single window of DNA contains:
- a CDS encoding hybrid sensor histidine kinase/response regulator: MTRTKDADSNEHSSTARALAAQLECARVAQAEAEAARDRLLDGIESALEGFVLYDADDRMVAFNSRFQELFAPSARIGMSFEDLIHASAENGLIPFGEVPPEAWIAQRLKRHRNPGQPFTLRLNSGTWIRISEGRTRDGGLVGAYTDVTEQEEQRAHLEEQIAATEAAVTRARAARRQLLDAIESALEGFALYDADDRLVVYNTRYRDMFTGGAALPKEPILDKPGPQFEERARAFAESGDVDREGVTVEEWVARRMARHSNPSGPFKLVLRDGVTLRVSEHKTGDGGTVCVYSDITELEEHRDRLEELVAKRTAKLQQRTEQLHKSREDLERARDVAEQASKAKSEFLANMSHEIRTPMNGVIGMAELLAGTELSEQQRRYVSIILHSADTLMDLINDILDFSKIEAGRLELEAIPFVLRDTLGDTLQTLAKRAADKDLELACHISPEVPDHLVGDPTRLRQIIVNLVGNAIKFTEIGEVVVDVTLDQQNSTAVRLLFQVRDTGIGIKKAQQERIFEAFAQADTSTTRQYGGTGLGLAIAAQLAERMGGRMELDSSPGSGSVFTFAADFGLAPEPEVTRPAREAQLRGRRVLVVDDNATNRQILEEIVVNWGMTPIVSPDGVAALHALDQAGALPDLAILDVMMPGISGFDLAACLRQRAGLKEMRIVMMSSAGRASDEALLRKLSISRLLVKPVKQSELLNAITNALGVSMREDEGDRAAGPVLSKAVVGLSVLLAEDGAVNRQVAVDLLTKRGHRVEAVGNGREAVEAVQHGHYDLVLMDVHMPILDGLAATAEIRALPRSACARVPIIALTASASPADRERCLAAGMDGFVTKPFRATELFGVVEQYEPDMVSLAAGPATASPVEALAADEPPLDWNGALRNLDGDEALLRELVAMFLAEYPQLMATIDAAHASGDTKELRRAAHTLKGSAEVIGAGQVGIAAQRLADLGREGELGPFPEARQALSAALGRLQPVLQRAKSDTK, translated from the coding sequence ATGACCAGAACCAAAGATGCCGATTCCAACGAGCATTCGAGCACCGCCCGCGCGCTCGCAGCGCAACTCGAGTGCGCTCGTGTGGCGCAGGCCGAGGCCGAAGCAGCGCGCGACAGGCTCCTGGACGGAATCGAGTCAGCTTTGGAAGGGTTCGTTCTCTATGACGCCGATGACCGCATGGTCGCCTTCAATTCTCGCTTTCAAGAATTGTTCGCCCCGAGCGCTAGGATCGGAATGAGTTTTGAGGACCTGATCCACGCCTCCGCAGAGAACGGATTGATACCATTTGGCGAAGTCCCTCCGGAGGCGTGGATTGCACAGCGCTTGAAGCGCCACCGCAACCCTGGCCAGCCGTTCACGCTGAGGCTCAATAGCGGGACGTGGATTCGAATTAGCGAGGGCCGGACCCGCGATGGCGGCCTCGTCGGCGCTTACACCGACGTTACCGAACAGGAGGAACAGCGCGCGCATCTGGAGGAACAGATTGCCGCGACTGAAGCGGCCGTCACCCGCGCAAGAGCCGCTCGCAGACAGCTTTTGGACGCAATAGAATCAGCGCTGGAAGGCTTTGCGCTCTACGACGCCGACGATCGGCTTGTAGTCTACAACACGAGATACCGGGACATGTTCACCGGCGGTGCGGCACTTCCTAAGGAGCCTATCCTAGACAAGCCAGGTCCGCAGTTTGAAGAGCGGGCCCGCGCTTTTGCGGAGAGTGGGGATGTAGATCGAGAAGGCGTCACTGTCGAGGAATGGGTTGCGCGGCGAATGGCGCGTCATAGCAACCCCAGCGGGCCCTTCAAGCTGGTGCTCCGGGATGGAGTCACCCTTCGCGTCAGTGAACACAAGACCGGCGACGGCGGAACGGTTTGTGTCTATTCCGATATCACCGAGCTTGAAGAACACCGGGACCGCTTGGAAGAGCTCGTGGCCAAGCGTACTGCCAAGTTGCAGCAGCGCACGGAACAACTGCACAAGTCACGAGAGGACCTTGAGCGCGCCCGTGACGTGGCCGAGCAGGCTAGCAAAGCCAAGAGCGAGTTCCTTGCGAACATGAGCCATGAGATACGCACGCCGATGAATGGCGTGATCGGCATGGCGGAACTGCTCGCAGGAACCGAGCTTTCCGAACAGCAGCGCAGATATGTTTCGATCATCCTCCATTCCGCCGACACGCTCATGGATCTCATCAACGACATCCTCGACTTCTCCAAGATCGAGGCCGGTCGACTTGAGCTCGAGGCAATCCCATTCGTGCTGCGTGATACACTGGGCGACACGCTGCAGACCCTTGCCAAACGCGCGGCCGACAAAGATCTTGAACTTGCCTGCCACATTTCTCCCGAGGTGCCGGACCACCTGGTTGGAGACCCGACACGCCTGCGGCAGATCATCGTCAATCTGGTCGGCAATGCCATCAAGTTCACGGAGATCGGGGAGGTGGTGGTAGATGTGACACTGGATCAGCAGAATAGTACCGCCGTGCGCCTTCTGTTCCAGGTGCGCGATACGGGTATCGGTATCAAGAAGGCGCAACAGGAGCGGATTTTCGAGGCTTTCGCTCAAGCCGATACCTCGACGACGCGGCAATATGGCGGGACCGGGCTAGGCCTGGCGATCGCTGCGCAACTGGCCGAAAGGATGGGCGGGCGGATGGAGCTCGATAGCTCGCCGGGCTCTGGCAGCGTGTTTACTTTCGCCGCCGATTTCGGACTTGCGCCGGAACCAGAAGTCACACGCCCCGCGCGCGAGGCGCAGTTGCGTGGCCGGCGCGTACTGGTGGTCGACGACAACGCCACCAATCGACAGATTTTGGAGGAAATTGTCGTCAACTGGGGCATGACCCCGATAGTATCGCCGGACGGTGTGGCGGCGCTCCATGCACTCGATCAAGCTGGTGCATTGCCGGACCTCGCGATTCTTGACGTGATGATGCCCGGGATAAGCGGGTTCGACCTTGCCGCGTGCCTCCGACAACGAGCAGGCCTAAAGGAGATGCGGATCGTGATGATGTCGTCCGCCGGTCGGGCGAGTGACGAGGCACTGCTGCGCAAGCTCAGTATTTCGAGGCTCCTGGTGAAGCCGGTCAAACAATCCGAACTCCTGAACGCTATTACCAACGCGCTAGGCGTCTCGATGAGGGAAGACGAGGGTGATAGAGCCGCAGGGCCGGTGCTATCGAAAGCAGTGGTCGGACTAAGTGTCCTGCTTGCCGAGGATGGTGCGGTCAACCGGCAGGTCGCGGTAGATCTTCTCACGAAGCGTGGCCACCGGGTCGAAGCCGTCGGGAACGGCCGGGAGGCAGTCGAAGCCGTCCAACATGGTCACTACGATCTGGTGTTGATGGACGTCCACATGCCTATACTGGACGGGCTTGCCGCGACTGCAGAAATCCGCGCGCTCCCCCGATCCGCGTGCGCCCGCGTGCCGATCATCGCGCTGACCGCGAGTGCTTCGCCGGCCGATCGCGAACGCTGTCTGGCGGCAGGCATGGATGGTTTTGTGACGAAGCCGTTCCGCGCCACCGAACTGTTTGGCGTCGTCGAACAGTACGAGCCGGACATGGTATCGCTCGCCGCTGGACCGGCAACTGCAAGCCCAGTGGAAGCCCTGGCTGCAGACGAGCCTCCGCTGGACTGGAATGGCGCGCTGCGCAATCTTGATGGCGACGAGGCGCTTTTGCGCGAGTTAGTGGCGATGTTCCTTGCCGAATACCCGCAACTGATGGCCACAATCGACGCCGCGCATGCCAGCGGCGATACCAAGGAGTTGCGGCGCGCGGCCCATACCTTGAAAGGCTCAGCGGAGGTTATCGGCGCCGGCCAAGTAGGAATTGCGGCACAGCGGCTCGCGGATTTGGGCCGCGAGGGAGAGCTTGGACCCTTTCCGGAAGCTAGGCAGGCGTTGTCGGCCGCATTGGGTCGCCTGCAGCCAGTCCTTCAGCGAGCGAAATCGGACACCAAGTAG